The Macadamia integrifolia cultivar HAES 741 chromosome 3, SCU_Mint_v3, whole genome shotgun sequence genome segment AGATTTCCAACCTTGGAAACATGTCACATGAATTCAGTATGCCAAAGTGAAACACTGGCATCATTTTGAATAGCCACATGTTTAACTGTGTATAAACAGGTTCCTGAGCCACAGTAAAGTGTTACCTCAACAGCCCAGACCATGTTTCTTCATGATATAAAACCGTTTCTAATCATTGTAAGTTCGAAATTGGAAtcttaagagaaaagaaatgacaGAAGCATGCCCATACTAATACTAATCACAACAGAAGAGTGTTTAACTGTTAATGCATACCTTGTCATATGAAAATGCATTTTCACGTAAAATATGTCTTGCAACAATGGGGTCTGATACAACAACAAATGACTTTGGTCCAAAAGCAAGTTTGTAAACTGCACCATGCTGCCAAAACATAAATAAACAAGTAAGGAAACTTGATAATATTGAAAGTCAAGAAGCATATGACTTCAATAAACACAACAGGCATATGGATGCAGAGCAGCATGAGTGAGGAaaaatggggtaatgactttaTTTAAACAACAATAACAGTTAAGGCGGAGCACACAGCCCCAGATGTTGTTATATATGACATTGAGTTATCCCATTATAATCTATAATAAATTTTCCAATATCTAAACAATATTCAATGTAACCAAGTGGTACAAGTAGCAATACAGAGAATAGGTGATAGTAAACACCTCCAGGAACCAATCGTAAAGTGAGAAGAAAAAAGGCCGGCTAAACAGATCAGATACAGCGCCTTCAGCCACCGGCATCGTTCCTAGACTCCCTCCACTTAACAGATTAGTAAGAAGGTTGCTCGCATTGTCAAATAAATTTCTTCTCGGTTTCTTTTCTTCGGTACTAGTTGATTGGCATCTACAGTAAGATAAATTCTTTTTGACTGATTACTGTTTCAAATCTAAGCAACCAATTCCAGCTATTCCTTACAGAATTAATTGAAAGAACAAATTCATTCATAAATTCAAAGGATTTTGACTTAGCGATTGGATAAGACGAAGAGATAGAAGCGAGTGAAAAGAAAAACCTGATCTGAAGGCTCTTCTTCCGAAATTTCAAATGGTTTGTAGTAGTAGCTGAGCGTAAATTTGCGGTTTTGGAGACACCCAGAAGCGAAACTTCATCCCTTTGGAAACCACCATTAACGAGCACAGGGTGCTGTAACAGAGCAGTTGCCATGGCGGATTGACTGAtcgaaattgaataaaaaaaataaaatgagagatTTAAGAACACAGAGATTCTCTCATGCTCTACTAGTAGTTGAAGTGGTGA includes the following:
- the LOC122074670 gene encoding cytochrome P450 97B2, chloroplastic-like isoform X3, with the protein product MATALLQHPVLVNGGFQRDEVSLLGVSKTANLRSATTTNHLKFRKKSLQIRCQSTSTEEKKPRRNLFDNASNLLTNLLSGGSLGTMPVAEGAVSDLFSRPFFFSLYDWFLEHGAVYKLAFGPKSFVVVSDPIVARHILRENAFSYDKSRRIFN
- the LOC122074670 gene encoding cytochrome P450 97B2, chloroplastic-like isoform X2; protein product: MATALLQHPVLVNGGFQRDEVSLLGVSKTANLRSATTTNHLKFRKKSLQIRCQSTSTEEKKPRRNLFDNASNLLTNLLSGGSLGTMPVAEGAVSDLFSRPFFFSLYDWFLEHGAVYKLAFGPKSFVVVSDPIVARHILRENAFSYDKGVLADILEPIMGKGLIPADLDTWKQRRRGV